From a region of the Alnus glutinosa chromosome 1, dhAlnGlut1.1, whole genome shotgun sequence genome:
- the LOC133879456 gene encoding endochitinase EP3-like, protein MVAAFNMKKSLLTLILAGIIAAGALPSYIEAQNCGCATDQCCSRWGYCGTGDDYCGTGCQEGPCYASPPTNDVSVADIVTPEFFNGILDEADASCAGKNFFTRSAFLEALNSFNEFGRIGSVDDSKREIAAFFAHVTHETGHFCYIEEIDGPSKDYCDETNTEYPCNPDKGYYGRGPIQLSWNFNYGPAGKSIGFDGLNSPETVANDPIISFKTALWYWTNFVHSVIDQGFGATIRAINGNLECDGANPTTVQKRVDYYTEYCNQLGVDPGNNLTC, encoded by the exons ATGGTAGCAGCCTTTAACATGAAGAAGAGTCTACTCACCCTTATCCTAGCTGGAATTATAGCAGCTGGGGCCTTGCCAAGCTACATAGAGGCTCAGAATTGCGGCTGCGCCACAGATCAATGTTGCAGCCGATGGGGCTACTGTGGCACTGGCGATGACTATTGCGGCACCGGGTGCCAAGAGGGACCTTGCTATGCCTCCCCTCCGACTAATGATGTTTCGGTGGCTGATATTGTGACACCAGAATTCTTCAATGGCATCCTTGATGAGGCTGATGCAAGTTGTGCTGGAAAGAACTTTTTCACACGATCAGCTTTTCTTGAAGCTCTTAATTCATTTAATGAATTTGGTAGGATTGGTTCGGTTGATGATTCTAAGCGCGAGATTGCAGCCTTCTTTGCCCATGTTACACATGAGACTGGAC ATTTTTGCTATATAGAGGAGATAGATGGTCCCTCCAAGGACTACTGTGACGAGACAAACACAGAATATCCCTGCAACCCGGACAAAGGTTACTATGGGCGTGGACCAATTCAACTATCTTGGAATTTCAATTACGGACCAGCAGGAAAGAGCATTGGATTCGACGGGTTAAACTCTCCTGAAACTGTTGCGAATGACCCTATTATTTCATTCAAGACAGCCTTGTGGTATTGGACGAACTTTGTTCACTCAGTCATAGACCAAGGATTTGGGGCGACAATTCGAGCCATTAATGGTAACCTCGAATGTGATGGTGCAAACCCTACAACAGTTCAAAAACGTGTTGACTATTACACTGAATATTGTAATCAACTTGGTGTTGATCCTGGCAACAATCTTACTTGCTAG